In the genome of Bacteroidota bacterium, one region contains:
- the hypE gene encoding hydrogenase expression/formation protein HypE encodes MSCPIPLTEYKHVLLAHGSGGKLTHQLIQKVFLSQFKNEALEPLHDGAILNINGSRLAFSTDSFVVNPIVFPGGSIGELAVNGTVNDLAVCGAKPLFIGVGFIIEEGFSMEELWRIAVAMQEAARKAGVMVVTGDTKVVERGKADKIFINTSGIGVVEEGVDISPKNIKPGDAIIVSGTIADHGIAIMSVREGLEFETQITSDTAPLNDLVERMFSASKRIRVLRDATRGGVASVLNELAESSGIGLTIVEERIPLKEEVRGACELLGFDPLYVANEGKLLAIVPKEVAEAVLEAMRSHPLGVDAQIIGEATMDHPRIVVMKSRIGGTRVVDMLSGEQLPRIC; translated from the coding sequence ATGTCTTGCCCGATTCCCTTAACGGAATACAAGCATGTTCTGCTCGCTCACGGAAGCGGCGGCAAGCTGACGCATCAGTTGATTCAGAAGGTGTTTCTGTCGCAATTCAAGAATGAGGCGCTTGAGCCTTTGCATGACGGCGCAATTCTAAACATCAATGGCTCACGCCTCGCTTTTTCAACCGATTCATTCGTAGTAAACCCCATCGTCTTTCCGGGCGGAAGTATTGGAGAGTTGGCAGTAAACGGAACAGTAAACGACCTCGCTGTTTGCGGCGCCAAGCCATTGTTCATCGGCGTAGGCTTCATCATTGAAGAAGGCTTCTCCATGGAGGAGTTGTGGCGGATTGCTGTTGCCATGCAAGAGGCCGCGAGGAAAGCGGGCGTCATGGTAGTAACGGGGGATACCAAGGTTGTCGAGCGCGGCAAGGCGGACAAGATATTCATCAACACGTCCGGCATCGGGGTTGTTGAGGAGGGCGTTGATATCAGCCCGAAAAACATCAAACCGGGTGATGCCATTATCGTGAGCGGAACGATTGCCGATCACGGCATTGCGATCATGTCCGTTCGGGAAGGGCTTGAATTCGAAACGCAAATCACAAGCGACACAGCCCCGCTGAACGACTTGGTTGAGAGGATGTTTTCCGCAAGTAAGCGAATACGTGTGCTGCGTGACGCGACAAGGGGTGGAGTGGCCAGCGTTCTGAATGAGCTTGCCGAAAGTTCCGGAATAGGGCTCACAATCGTTGAGGAGAGGATTCCGCTCAAAGAAGAAGTACGCGGCGCATGCGAGCTTCTCGGGTTCGATCCGTTGTACGTTGCAAACGAAGGGAAACTCCTTGCCATTGTCCCGAAAGAAGTTGCAGAAGCCGTTCTTGAAGCTATGCGCTCGCATCCGTTAGGGGTTGATGCGCAAATTATTGGCGAGGCAACAATGGATCATCCCCGGATAGTTGTCATGAAGAGCAGAATCGGCGGCACACGGGTTGTAGATATGCTTTCAGGCGAGCAATTGCCCAGAATCTGCTGA
- a CDS encoding HDIG domain-containing protein: MIPDRQRSLDLLFEYTKTDSLRKHALAVEAAMRAYARKFGEDEEKWGTVGLLHDFDYEMYPRVPDHPMKGSEILREHGYSEEIRTTIISHVPAMQVPRETLMSKTLFACDELSGFIVACAMVRPNKLADLKASSVKKKLKDKAFARTVSREDIQLGIEEIGIGTDEHIEFVISALSNISKDIGLD; the protein is encoded by the coding sequence ATGATTCCCGATCGCCAACGATCTCTTGATCTGTTGTTTGAATACACAAAAACCGACAGCCTCCGAAAGCATGCGCTTGCGGTCGAAGCTGCGATGCGTGCGTATGCCCGCAAATTCGGCGAAGATGAAGAGAAGTGGGGGACTGTCGGGCTGCTGCACGACTTCGATTATGAGATGTATCCACGGGTTCCGGATCACCCGATGAAGGGTTCGGAGATATTGCGGGAGCATGGCTATTCAGAAGAAATTCGGACAACTATCATCAGTCACGTTCCCGCGATGCAGGTGCCACGGGAAACGCTTATGTCGAAGACACTGTTTGCCTGCGATGAACTTAGCGGGTTCATCGTTGCATGTGCGATGGTACGCCCCAACAAATTGGCTGATCTGAAGGCTTCATCGGTGAAGAAGAAGCTAAAGGATAAGGCGTTCGCAAGGACCGTCAGCAGGGAGGATATTCAGTTGGGAATTGAGGAGATTGGAATTGGTACAGACGAGCATATAGAATTCGTTATCTCTGCCCTCTCTAACATATCTAAAGACATTGGGTTAGACTGA
- a CDS encoding acyl--CoA ligase, whose translation MTSPADSLPEALSGKILNAQTVNGIPPTSPMVPYRNIGELLREKADQYEHKPFLIFYSDEGYRKEYAYHEFCEEACRTANFLQASGIKKGDRIATVSFNHADTVIQYFAAFLLGAVVVPINVGEDDERIAYILQNSNTKLAFVRDQFLERIQKISKNVTSLQVIVETGQVTNPSVPHFVKEIGKHSPVFKPASSPSLEDEALIVYTSGTTGHPKGVVLVQYNLLVDAMAIAEWHRISDDQRMMCVLPIHHVNGTIVTLFTPLYAGCGVVLNQKFHPDKFFERISSERVTVVSVVPTLLQFLLHAKLNMDAYKLAHFRHIICGAGPLTVELAMKFEQQFKIPIMHGYGLSETTCYSCFRPIDLTPKEHKMWMSEFGYPSIGVPLPVNEMAIHDENGKEMGEGEKGEIVIRGHNVMKYYFQNPDANEKTFAFHWFRSGDEGFFTYDEQNRKFFFITGRLKELIIRGGVNISPFEIDEVLMKMPGVHAGIAVAFENDWYGEEVGAYVMTKNGVELTEAEVKSYCRKHLPFAKSPKVIIFGNDVPVTSTGKYQRSRCKDLFARWKTVQFTEHK comes from the coding sequence ATGACATCCCCGGCTGATTCCCTTCCGGAAGCTTTGTCCGGAAAAATCCTGAACGCCCAGACCGTCAACGGCATTCCGCCAACAAGCCCGATGGTTCCGTACAGAAACATCGGCGAGCTCTTGCGTGAGAAAGCCGATCAGTATGAACACAAGCCGTTTCTCATCTTCTACAGTGACGAAGGATACCGGAAGGAATATGCGTATCACGAGTTCTGTGAAGAGGCGTGCCGGACTGCAAACTTTCTTCAGGCGAGTGGAATCAAGAAGGGCGATCGTATCGCTACAGTCTCGTTTAACCATGCGGATACGGTGATTCAGTACTTTGCCGCATTTTTGCTGGGGGCGGTTGTTGTTCCCATCAATGTCGGGGAAGACGATGAACGCATTGCTTACATTCTACAGAATTCAAACACCAAACTCGCTTTTGTCCGCGACCAGTTTCTCGAGCGCATTCAGAAGATATCAAAGAACGTCACTTCTCTTCAGGTGATCGTTGAGACCGGCCAGGTCACCAATCCCTCCGTTCCCCATTTTGTCAAAGAAATCGGCAAGCATTCGCCTGTGTTCAAACCTGCTTCCTCGCCTTCTCTCGAGGACGAAGCGTTGATTGTATACACGTCGGGAACGACAGGACATCCGAAGGGTGTCGTTCTTGTTCAATACAATCTTCTCGTTGATGCGATGGCGATTGCCGAATGGCACCGCATTTCGGATGATCAACGGATGATGTGTGTACTGCCGATTCATCACGTTAATGGCACCATCGTTACGCTTTTTACGCCCTTGTATGCGGGCTGCGGCGTTGTATTGAATCAGAAATTCCATCCCGACAAATTCTTCGAACGGATCAGCAGCGAACGGGTCACCGTAGTCAGTGTTGTGCCTACGCTGCTTCAGTTTCTGCTCCACGCAAAGCTGAACATGGACGCCTACAAGCTTGCCCATTTCCGGCACATCATCTGCGGGGCCGGGCCGCTGACAGTCGAACTTGCCATGAAGTTCGAGCAGCAGTTCAAAATCCCCATCATGCACGGGTACGGACTTTCAGAGACGACCTGCTATTCTTGTTTCCGCCCGATCGATCTGACGCCGAAAGAGCATAAGATGTGGATGTCCGAGTTCGGGTACCCGTCAATCGGCGTGCCGCTTCCCGTGAATGAAATGGCAATTCACGACGAGAACGGCAAGGAGATGGGTGAAGGCGAGAAGGGTGAGATTGTCATACGCGGCCACAACGTGATGAAGTACTATTTCCAGAACCCCGACGCAAACGAAAAGACATTTGCGTTCCATTGGTTCCGCAGCGGTGATGAGGGATTCTTCACGTATGACGAGCAGAACAGGAAGTTCTTTTTCATCACAGGTCGCCTCAAGGAACTGATCATTCGTGGCGGCGTCAATATCTCTCCCTTCGAGATTGATGAAGTGTTGATGAAGATGCCCGGTGTCCACGCAGGCATTGCAGTTGCGTTCGAAAATGACTGGTATGGCGAAGAAGTCGGTGCATACGTCATGACGAAGAATGGGGTGGAACTTACGGAAGCCGAGGTGAAATCCTACTGCCGGAAACATCTGCCGTTCGCAAAATCTCCGAAGGTAATTATATTTGGGAACGATGTGCCGGTTACCTCAACAGGCAAGTATCAGCGGAGCCGCTGTAAGGACTTGTTTGCCCGGTGGAAAACAGTTCAGTTCACCGAACACAAATAG
- a CDS encoding homogentisate 1,2-dioxygenase, with amino-acid sequence MYPLKKGLTTKQAHVALPQGTYEEEHGRKGFSGKAAHLYHANPPTGWIRFEGKLRPHCIDCNKLKPTDQHDPKGAPVAFIGNNDVTLYVSRRTEPMPFYYRNADGDELYFVHRGEGVIETDFGPLTFEKGDYINIPRAVTYRVIPSTKDNFFLIIQSKTEFEQPDKGLIGQHALYDPGVIVTPDPQPNLDDKNEWDVRIKVEDEFTTVTYPFNPIDVVGWKGDLTVWKLNMRDIRPIMSHRAHLPPSAHTTFITQGAIVCSFLPRPLEEDPEALKVPFFHRNTDYDEFIFYHDGNFFSRDNITAGMVTLHPRGIHHGPHPKALKGQATKTHTDEYAVMLDGLNPIHVLPAGEEAEWKEYWASWMEKK; translated from the coding sequence ATGTATCCGCTCAAGAAAGGGCTCACAACAAAGCAAGCTCACGTTGCACTTCCGCAGGGGACTTATGAGGAGGAGCACGGGCGCAAGGGCTTTTCAGGAAAGGCAGCACATCTGTACCATGCCAATCCGCCAACAGGATGGATCCGGTTTGAAGGGAAACTCCGGCCGCACTGTATTGACTGCAACAAGTTGAAACCGACCGACCAGCACGATCCCAAAGGGGCGCCCGTGGCATTTATCGGCAACAACGATGTGACGCTGTACGTCTCACGTAGAACCGAGCCGATGCCCTTCTACTACCGCAATGCCGATGGTGATGAGTTGTATTTTGTGCATCGGGGTGAGGGAGTCATCGAAACGGACTTCGGGCCGCTGACGTTCGAGAAGGGCGACTACATTAATATTCCGAGGGCGGTAACGTACAGAGTCATTCCATCAACGAAAGACAACTTCTTCCTCATCATCCAATCGAAAACAGAATTTGAGCAACCCGACAAAGGGCTTATCGGACAACACGCCTTGTATGACCCGGGAGTGATTGTAACGCCCGATCCTCAACCCAATCTCGACGACAAAAATGAGTGGGACGTCCGCATTAAAGTGGAAGACGAATTCACAACAGTTACCTATCCCTTCAACCCGATTGATGTTGTGGGATGGAAAGGCGACCTGACAGTCTGGAAGCTGAACATGAGGGATATCCGCCCGATCATGAGCCATCGCGCCCACTTACCGCCGAGCGCCCACACAACGTTCATCACACAAGGGGCGATTGTGTGCAGTTTCCTGCCGCGTCCCCTTGAGGAGGATCCTGAAGCCCTGAAGGTTCCGTTCTTCCACCGGAACACGGATTACGATGAGTTCATTTTCTATCACGACGGCAACTTTTTCAGCCGCGACAACATCACAGCCGGGATGGTGACTCTCCATCCCCGCGGCATTCATCACGGTCCGCATCCGAAAGCGCTGAAAGGTCAGGCAACAAAAACGCATACGGATGAGTACGCAGTAATGCTCGATGGCTTGAACCCGATACATGTTCTTCCCGCCGGTGAAGAAGCCGAATGGAAGGAGTATTGGGCGAGTTGGATGGAAAAGAAGTAG
- a CDS encoding T9SS type A sorting domain-containing protein yields MTFEKYGRVFLVLLFAVSFVATLNAGEPGGKIVADVEAAATTQQVTVGQAAQIAPANIVLPDLIQAGPFMNAETPRSSPNAVLLWDNTNINVTTSGIVSNDLRGRHPDSSLVNTADDFVVPAGVQWSIDSIYARGFSTVTGAVDSYAVAIYANDPANKPGTRIYYRALIPANGLPRFDSLRLKLPSPVVLNSGTYWLSVYAIYNTGTVLSQTRWNWYNGPTAVGLTAHIQDFTGLFGIPPFPWATVTSLGVANPSNHFALFGTSQTTSTSTIIYDNGPYVTAPGGGPGGTNASVLQTSLGMTTLGFGVTGTVRLADDINVNSSGGWRIDSIKFNGYTTMTTPDTINSSATAVNLRIWNGIPDTAGSSVVWGDTTTNRMTRTYWQREVRISETTINLQRALMIVNAGVGTTLPQGTYWLDWNITGLSFSPPITIPGQTTTGNGRQRGAAGWVNLSMGGTLTPQGMPFTIYGQVLTNVKESSTEVPSGYVLSQNYPNPFNPSTTIKFSIPVKERVTLQIYNTLGQLVSTLHDGELNAGSFEATWNASGAASGVYFYRLQAGNFSQTKSLVLLK; encoded by the coding sequence ATGACATTTGAGAAATATGGTCGAGTTTTTCTTGTTCTTCTGTTTGCGGTTTCCTTTGTCGCAACATTGAACGCCGGCGAGCCCGGAGGCAAAATCGTTGCCGACGTTGAAGCCGCAGCAACAACTCAGCAGGTAACAGTCGGGCAGGCTGCACAAATCGCCCCGGCAAACATCGTTCTTCCGGATTTGATCCAGGCCGGACCTTTTATGAACGCGGAAACTCCGCGATCGAGCCCGAACGCAGTTCTGCTGTGGGACAACACCAATATCAACGTGACAACCTCGGGCATCGTGTCAAACGATCTACGCGGCCGTCATCCCGACTCCTCGCTGGTCAATACAGCCGATGATTTCGTCGTGCCGGCAGGCGTTCAGTGGTCGATAGACAGCATCTATGCACGCGGTTTCTCAACAGTCACCGGTGCCGTGGATTCGTATGCTGTTGCAATCTATGCAAACGACCCGGCGAACAAGCCCGGCACACGGATTTACTATCGCGCGCTTATTCCGGCAAACGGGCTTCCCAGATTTGACAGCTTGCGGTTGAAGCTGCCCTCACCGGTTGTTCTCAACAGCGGTACCTATTGGCTTTCCGTTTACGCCATTTACAACACGGGAACCGTTCTTTCCCAGACGCGCTGGAACTGGTACAACGGCCCGACGGCTGTAGGCTTGACGGCCCATATTCAGGATTTTACAGGCTTGTTTGGAATCCCGCCGTTCCCGTGGGCTACGGTTACGTCACTCGGTGTAGCGAATCCTTCGAACCATTTTGCGCTGTTCGGCACGAGCCAAACGACGTCGACAAGCACCATTATCTATGACAACGGCCCGTATGTGACTGCGCCCGGTGGCGGCCCCGGCGGGACGAACGCCTCGGTGCTTCAAACCTCTCTCGGAATGACGACTCTCGGCTTTGGCGTCACGGGCACAGTGCGTTTGGCGGATGACATCAACGTGAACTCATCAGGAGGGTGGAGAATCGACTCTATCAAGTTCAACGGCTATACCACGATGACAACACCGGACACCATTAACTCCAGTGCAACCGCTGTGAACTTGCGGATTTGGAATGGCATCCCCGATACAGCCGGCAGTAGTGTTGTTTGGGGAGATACGACGACCAATCGCATGACAAGAACCTACTGGCAGCGAGAGGTTCGCATTTCTGAAACTACAATCAACCTCCAGCGCGCACTGATGATTGTCAATGCCGGTGTCGGCACGACCCTGCCGCAGGGTACATACTGGCTTGATTGGAATATCACGGGACTTTCCTTCTCACCACCGATTACCATTCCCGGACAGACAACCACAGGCAACGGCCGCCAGCGAGGCGCCGCCGGCTGGGTTAACCTCTCGATGGGGGGAACGCTTACTCCTCAGGGTATGCCGTTCACGATCTACGGCCAGGTTCTCACGAACGTGAAGGAATCGAGTACTGAAGTTCCGTCGGGCTACGTTCTTTCCCAGAACTACCCGAATCCGTTCAATCCGAGCACTACGATCAAGTTTTCGATTCCGGTGAAAGAGCGTGTCACGCTTCAGATTTACAACACACTTGGCCAGCTGGTTTCGACGCTTCATGACGGCGAGCTCAATGCAGGCTCCTTTGAGGCTACGTGGAATGCCTCAGGTGCTGCGAGCGGCGTGTACTTCTACCGCTTGCAGGCAGGCAATTTCTCCCAAACCAAATCACTTGTCCTGCTGAAGTAA
- the hppD gene encoding 4-hydroxyphenylpyruvate dioxygenase, whose product MATMTESRAETSVDFLPINGTDHVEFFCGNAKQSAHFYRSAFGFKLVAYCGPETGVRDRASYVLQQDKIRLLLTTALQPDHPVSDHVKLHGDGVRDIALWVDDAESAYRETTKRGARGVMEPTVFNDEFGEVRKSSIAIYGDTVHTFIERKNYSGTFLPGYKAIEGPDTVSRPVGLKYIDHMVGNVGWGQMNVWVKFYEDVMGFRMFKHFDDKDISTEYSALMSKVMSNGNERIKFPINEPAHGKRKSQIEEYLDFYRSPGVQHIAMATDNIIDTVTKLHKQGIDFLRVPTAYYDTLLSRVGKIDEPVDQLSELGILVDRDDEGYMLQIFTKPVEDRPTLFYEIIQRKGSRSFGKGNFKALFEAIEREQALRGNL is encoded by the coding sequence ATGGCAACCATGACGGAAAGTCGGGCGGAGACGTCTGTTGATTTTCTTCCCATTAACGGGACGGATCACGTCGAGTTTTTCTGCGGCAATGCGAAACAATCCGCTCACTTCTATCGCTCCGCTTTTGGATTCAAACTGGTTGCCTATTGCGGACCCGAAACAGGTGTACGCGACAGGGCCTCTTATGTTCTTCAGCAAGACAAAATTCGTCTGTTGCTTACCACGGCACTGCAACCCGACCATCCCGTGAGCGATCATGTAAAACTGCACGGCGACGGAGTTCGGGATATTGCGTTGTGGGTAGATGATGCGGAGTCCGCCTATCGTGAAACCACGAAGCGAGGCGCCCGCGGCGTGATGGAGCCGACGGTGTTCAACGACGAGTTCGGCGAAGTACGGAAATCCTCCATTGCCATTTATGGCGATACAGTGCATACGTTTATTGAACGCAAGAATTACTCCGGCACCTTCCTCCCCGGATACAAGGCCATTGAGGGACCCGACACCGTCTCTCGTCCCGTCGGACTGAAATACATCGACCATATGGTGGGGAACGTCGGGTGGGGTCAGATGAATGTCTGGGTGAAGTTCTATGAAGATGTTATGGGCTTCAGAATGTTCAAACATTTCGACGACAAGGACATCAGCACCGAATACTCGGCACTGATGTCGAAAGTGATGTCGAACGGCAATGAACGGATCAAATTTCCGATCAATGAGCCCGCCCACGGAAAGCGCAAGTCCCAGATTGAAGAGTACCTTGATTTCTATCGGAGCCCCGGCGTTCAGCATATTGCCATGGCCACCGATAACATCATTGACACGGTTACGAAACTGCACAAACAAGGCATAGACTTTCTGCGTGTTCCAACTGCGTACTACGACACTCTCCTCTCCCGCGTCGGCAAGATTGACGAACCGGTTGACCAACTGAGCGAACTCGGCATATTGGTCGATCGGGATGACGAGGGGTATATGCTTCAGATCTTCACAAAACCCGTGGAAGATCGACCGACGCTGTTCTACGAAATCATTCAACGCAAAGGCAGCCGCAGCTTCGGCAAGGGAAATTTCAAGGCTCTGTTTGAGGCGATTGAACGCGAGCAGGCGCTACGCGGAAATCTGTAA
- a CDS encoding histidinol-phosphate transaminase, which translates to MSLVPPYIETLEPYKAGKPISELQRELGLTDIIKLASNENPLGPSPLALEEMKNVLNDLHYYPNGGLDLREVLAGRFDVQLGNVIVDAGSEGIMSSIIRTFLCDDDEVLTSEGTFVGLYVLVKSRGVKLVTVPLKEYHFNLPAIAAAITPRTKIIYLANPNNPTGTIFTTHEFDEFMKHVPPHVLIILDEAYFEYAKDNPKYPDSMHYRYDNVITLRTFSKVYGLAGIRIGYGFAHDTLITNLLKVKLPFEPSTLAQAAGIGALRDSVFVHRSLEVNAEGMKYIVPELKNLGFTVLPSDANFVMCPMESPAAVTELYNELLKLGVIIRPLPAFRLPHCIRITIGTMAENERLIRSLKTIKLSVPV; encoded by the coding sequence ATGTCACTTGTACCTCCCTATATTGAGACGTTAGAGCCTTACAAAGCGGGCAAACCGATTTCCGAATTACAGCGAGAACTCGGCCTTACCGATATCATCAAGCTCGCTTCGAACGAGAACCCGCTCGGCCCTTCTCCCCTTGCTCTCGAGGAAATGAAGAACGTACTGAATGATCTGCATTACTATCCGAATGGCGGATTGGACTTGCGCGAAGTACTTGCGGGACGGTTCGATGTGCAGTTGGGAAATGTGATTGTCGATGCCGGCTCGGAGGGGATCATGTCAAGCATCATCAGAACGTTCTTGTGTGATGATGATGAAGTTCTGACTTCAGAGGGAACGTTCGTGGGGCTGTATGTTCTTGTCAAGTCACGCGGCGTGAAGCTTGTTACCGTTCCCTTGAAGGAGTATCATTTCAACCTGCCGGCGATTGCGGCTGCCATTACGCCCCGCACAAAAATCATCTATCTCGCCAATCCGAACAACCCGACAGGCACGATCTTCACAACGCATGAATTCGACGAGTTTATGAAACATGTTCCGCCGCATGTGTTGATTATTCTGGATGAGGCCTACTTCGAGTACGCCAAAGACAATCCGAAGTACCCCGACTCGATGCACTACCGGTACGATAATGTGATCACGCTCCGTACATTTTCCAAGGTGTACGGACTTGCGGGCATTCGCATCGGGTACGGCTTTGCGCATGATACGCTGATCACGAACCTGCTGAAAGTGAAGCTCCCCTTCGAACCGAGTACGCTTGCGCAGGCAGCAGGCATCGGTGCTTTACGCGACAGCGTATTTGTTCATCGCTCGCTTGAAGTAAACGCCGAAGGAATGAAGTATATCGTTCCCGAACTCAAGAATCTCGGATTCACCGTTCTCCCTTCGGATGCCAACTTCGTCATGTGTCCGATGGAGAGTCCGGCCGCCGTAACAGAATTGTACAACGAACTGCTGAAGTTAGGCGTTATTATCCGGCCACTGCCTGCATTCAGATTGCCGCATTGTATCCGGATCACGATCGGCACCATGGCGGAAAACGAAAGGCTGATACGTTCTCTCAAGACCATCAAATTATCTGTTCCGGTATGA